The genomic segment agtcacacaGGAGGAATCTATAAGGCCATCAGGTGGTGATGAAGGTTACTACCACATGCAGCTATGCAGGCTTGACTGTACAATGTGTTGTATCAGGTGGCAAGATtgacaaaggaaaaacacagattgAAAACTGGACTGGATTCAAATCAACATAaatatttcctttaaaaaattTACCGTCAATGTACACTTGATATGAAACAATAGTATGTACAGCTGAACTGCTTTGCTTTGCTGCCAGCACATATAACTAGTAGAAAATTGCCAGTTCTGACCATAATTTGATTGAAAAACTTAAGTCAGGCTCCTAACataagattattttcattgatcAGATGTATTAAAATTACAGTGTAGACATATATTTGTCAGTATGGGCTAATGGTGTGAATATCGGGACTGTGTCAGCAAAATAGTGCATATTGTTTAAGATTTGACCAGTATAACATAAATCCATTGATTGCATTTTGGTGGGTGAATATTGAACTTCTGATTGGGTTTAGATGTGTTCAGCTTGAGGATGAGGATATTATTCAGCTTTATTAGCAAATTGTTAATATAAAGCCCAGACACCTATAGTCCACCTTCATTGTTACCTAATTTCAACTTTTCCCGGGATGTATTAGTTCATAGAGTTTGTTTACATGAGAGCTATTCCCAGTTTTCCAGAGCTTTATCAGCCAGTTtagttgaaaacacctgtgtgggtttgGCAGAGCCATAAACCAGTTTCATTATACATGACAAAACAATGTGCATTAATACAAAGATATAATTATAGATAGATGGTCATTTCAagactttaaaaatatatttattaatgtattgttCTTCTAACTGCTGACATTGTTTCTGTGCGAATGAATTGCCagtaaatacaaatatttgtatGGAAACAATCCAGTAGTCTGCAGCTGTCAGTTGGTCAGTTGAGCTCTGCCGTGCATTACTGCACACTGACCAGCAGGGGCGCTCGTTTACTAACGGGCTTGGACAGGAAGCGCAAAGGATTGTGGGACTTTTAGTTCTGAATGGATGACGGTTGGCTTGATAACACTGCGAAGAACAAATGAAGACATTTACCGCCGAAAACAAAATATCAGCCTCAGGTTCAGCATATTTTCAAGCTCCTTGTGCTTCGAGTCTGAATATTTTCGGGTGGATTCAGTCGTCGTATGAAGAATAGCGGCTCACTTTTGgtgaaaaataaacaggaagttgttagcGTTGTGGGACGTGTAGTTCCGCTTGCAGGCCACTGAGCTTTTTAACAACGcatagaaaaaagaaacaacaataaaataagcTAAACTTCATCCGAAGACCGTGCTTTTATCCTCGGCGTTGAAGCAAACATGCCCGGGTTCACCTGCTGTGTCCCTGGCTGCTACAACAACTCGCACCGGGACCGGGACCTGCGCTTCTACACATTTCCCAAAGACACCACGCTGAGGGAGCTGTGGCTGAGGAACATCTCCCGGGCCGGGGTCAGCGGCTGCTTCAGCACCTTCCAGCCCACCACAGGACACCGAGTCTGCAGCGTGCATTTCGCGGGAGGGAGGAAGACCTACACCATCAGAGTACCGTCCCTCTTCCCCTTGCGGGGGGTGAATGAGCGCAGGAGTCGGCGGGGCAGAGGCAGGAAGGTGTCTGCGGCGGTTCCTGCCACCGCCGCTGCAGCTACCTCTGGGATCGTCCTCGCCAGCGTACTGGGCAGCACGGCGGAGGGAGCCGAGGGCACTGCTGGAGGTGAGGCGAGCGACGACACCATCACCGTGGTTCAGATAGGCCAGAACGGGGAGTACCTGGGCACTGCGCGGCTGCCCGCCCAGTCAGAGGGGACTTGTTACACTGCGCCGATCAGCAACCCTGACGACCTGATC from the Sparus aurata chromosome 4, fSpaAur1.1, whole genome shotgun sequence genome contains:
- the thap11 gene encoding THAP domain-containing protein 11, giving the protein MPGFTCCVPGCYNNSHRDRDLRFYTFPKDTTLRELWLRNISRAGVSGCFSTFQPTTGHRVCSVHFAGGRKTYTIRVPSLFPLRGVNERRSRRGRGRKVSAAVPATAAAATSGIVLASVLGSTAEGAEGTAGGEASDDTITVVQIGQNGEYLGTARLPAQSEGTCYTAPISNPDDLIGDDSSVETGSTVHQQGLQYVSVTSSPLDHSYSLTTGTTSAELLRKLNEQRDIIALMEVKMKEMKATIRQLRVAEAKLQEEVRERDRLLYGNSVAFSVRKKI